The following proteins are co-located in the Vigna angularis cultivar LongXiaoDou No.4 chromosome 2, ASM1680809v1, whole genome shotgun sequence genome:
- the LOC128195578 gene encoding WUSCHEL-related homeobox 8-like, with translation MFQGFAPWRKMDMEAKTVHKRWRSTLEQVRILLNIYNHGIINPSRDQVREITGRLQEYGEVGEYSVYCWFQNHGNRVKNRGWHQSIPDTPGSSFTLLPPYIYDPSWVLPQTPKLLDLFPIPVIRKEEERVTQPMPFRTQAPSTELSLRLSLADQ, from the exons ATGTTCCAAGGCTTTGCTCCGTGGCGA AAAATGGATATGGAAGCCAAGACAGTTCATAAACGATGGCGGTCTACCCTGGAACAAGTTAGAATCTTGCTGAACATCTACAACCACGGGATCATCAATCCTAGTCGAGATCAAGTTCGCGAGATTACAGGACGACTCCAGGAGTACGGGGAAGTCGGAGAATACAGCGTctattgttggtttcaaaacCATGGAAATCGGGTGAAGAATCGAGGCTGGCACCAAAGCATCCCTGATACACCTGGATCTTCATTTACCCTCCTTCCTCCGTATATATATG ATCCTTCATGGGTACTTCCACAGACTCCGAAGCTCTTAGATCTCTTTCCCATTCCCGTTATACgcaaagaagaagagagagttACTCAACCCATGCCGTTTCGCACCCAAGCTCCTTCCACAGAGCTTTCCTTGAGGTTGTCGCTCGCCGATCAGTAG